In Acinonyx jubatus isolate Ajub_Pintada_27869175 chromosome B3, VMU_Ajub_asm_v1.0, whole genome shotgun sequence, a genomic segment contains:
- the CLEC14A gene encoding C-type lectin domain family 14 member A, with amino-acid sequence MRPALALCLLWQAFWPRPGRSEHPTADRAGCSASGACYSLHHATIKRLAAEEACSLRGGALSTVSGDAELRAVLALLRAGPGPGGGSKDLLFWVALERGRSHCTLEKEPLRGFSWLSPDVSVSESETLQWVEEPQRSCTSRSCAGLQATRGVEPAGWKEMRCHSRANGYLCKYQFEGLCPAPRPGAASNLSYRAPFQLHSAALDFSPPGTKVSALCPGQLSITATCIVDEVGVRWDGIPSGAVLCPCPGRYLRAGKCAEHSNCVDDLGGFACECAAGFVLGKDGHSCVISGEGQPVSEGTEVPTRPATAASPDQKRTWTPWVPEKPREVPHVLGQGSSATSIAEIPQWGAQSTMSTLQMSSQANSKAAINSSGSETPKFNSTSSPAIPQAFGSSSTVVFILVSIAVIVLVILTMTVLGLFKLCFHKSSSSQSRKEPLAQPGMESGTEAAALRSSSVHCTDNGVKVGDCGLRDRAEGASLTGSSLGSGDT; translated from the coding sequence ATGAGGCCGGCACTAGCTCTGTGCCTCCTCTGGCAGGCGTTCTGGCCTCGACCTGGCCGGAGCGAGCACCCCACCGCAGACCGCGCGGGCTGCTCGGCCTCGGGGGCCTGCTACAGCCTGCACCACGCTACCATCAAGAGGCTGGCGGCCGAGGAGGCCTGCAGTTTGCGCGGCGGGGCGCTCAGCACGGTGAGCGGGGACGCAGAGCTCCGGGCGGTGCTTGCGCTCCTGCGGGCAGGCCCGGGGCCCGGAGGGGGCTCCAAAGACCTTCTGTTCTGGGTGGCGCTGGAACGCGGGCGATCGCACTGCACTCTGGAGAAAGAGCCATTGCGGGGTTTCTCCTGGCTCTCCCCCGACGTCAGCGTGTCCGAAAGCGAGACGCTGCAGTGGGTGGAGGAGCCTCAACGCTCCTGCACTTCTCGGAGTTGCGCAGGACTCCAGGCCACCCGGGGGGTTGAGCCCGCAGGCTGGAAGGAGATGCGATGCCACTCGCGCGCCAATGGCTACTTGTGCAAATACCAGTTTGAGGGCTTGTGCCCGGCGCCGCGCCCCGGGGCCGCCTCTAACTTGAGCTACCGTGCGCCCTTCCAGCTGCACAGCGCGGCTCTGGACTTCAGTCCCCCAGGGACCAAGGTGAGTGCGCTCTGCCCTGGGCAGCTCTCCATCACAGCCACCTGCATCGTGGACGAGGTCGGCGTGCGCTGGGACGGGATACCCTCCGGGGCTgtgctctgcccctgccccgggaGGTACCTCCGTGCTGGCAAATGCGCAGAGCACTCTAACTGTGTAGATGACTTGGGAGGCTTTGCCTGCGAATGCGCGGCGGGCTTCGTGCTGGGGAAAGACGGACACTCTTGTGTAATCAGTGGGGAAGGACAGCCGGTCTCTGAGGGGACCGAGGTGCCCACCAGGCCAGCCACTGCAGCCAGTCCCGATCAGAAGAGAACGTGGACACCCTGGGTACCTGAAAAGCCAAGGGAGGTACCACATGTCCTTGGACAAGGCAGTTCAGCAACATCTATTGCCGAGATTCCTCAGTGGggagcacagagcacgatgtccACTCTTCAGATGTCCTCTCAAGCTAATTCAAAGGCCGCCATCAACTCTTCAGGAAGCGAGACTCCCAAGTTTAATTCCACGTCTTCCCCTGCCATTCCCCAGGCTTTCGGCTCCTCCTCCACCGTGGTCTTCATACTTGTGAGCATAGCGGTCATAGTGTTGGTTATCTTGACTATGACAGTGCTGGGGCTTTTCAAACTCTGCTTCCACAAAAGCTCTTCTTCCCAGTCAAGAAAGGAGCCTTTGGCCCAGCCAGGCATGGAGAGTGGTACCGAGGCCGCTGCTCTGCGCTCCAGTTCTGTACATTGCACAGACAATGGGGTGAAGGTAGGGGACTGTGGTCTGCGGGACAGAGCGGAGGGTGCCTCACTGACAGGGTCCTCTCTTGGGTCAGGTGACACATAG